One part of the Lotus japonicus ecotype B-129 chromosome 2, LjGifu_v1.2 genome encodes these proteins:
- the LOC130740829 gene encoding zeaxanthin epoxidase, chloroplastic-like, with the protein MASTLSYNSLNPSAAAFSRKHCSLPLYISPCFDHGSRAIKQRKKLKPVKATILAETPPSTSKSTQTADHNGGDRSPKKKNLRILVAGGGIGGLVFALAAKRKGFEVVVFEKDMSAIRGEGKYRGPIQIQSNALAALEAIDLKVADEVMRVGCITGDRINGLVDGVSGSWYIKFDTFTPAAERGLPVTRVVSRMALQEILACAVGEDVILNGSNVVDFIDHGNKVTVELENGQKYDGDLLVGADGIWSKVRKKLFGESEAIYSGYTCYTGIADFVPADIESVGYRVFLGHKQYFVSSDVGAGKMQWYAFHQEPPGGVDIPNGRKERVLKIFKGWCDNVIELIVATEEEAILRRDIYDRTPTLTWGKGRVTLLGDSVHAMQPNLGQGGCMAIEDGYQLALELDNAWEQSIKSSSPIDIDSSLKSYERERRLRVAIIHAMARMAALMASTYKPYLGVGLGPLEFLTKFRVPHPGRVGGRFFIDKMMPLMLNWVLGGNSSKLEGRPLCCRLSDKANDQLHTWFEDDDALERTITGEWILLPCGDEAGLSKPICLRHDETKPCIIGTVHQEDYPGSSITITLPQVSQMHAQINYKDGAFFLTDLQSQHGTWITDNEGRRNRVPPNCPARVRPSDLIEFGSNKASYRVKVTRSAAARVSEKGGTQVLQQV; encoded by the exons ATGGCTTCTACCTTGTCTTACAACTCTCTCAATCCTTCAGCTGCAGCTTTCTCAAGAAAACACTGCTCACTTCCCCTGTATATTTCACCTTGTTTCGACCATGGAAGCAGAGCAATCAAGCAGAGGAAGAAACTGAAGCCGGTAAAAGCAACAATACTGGCTGAGACACCACCTTCTACTTCAAAGTCAACTCAAACTGCGGATCACAATGGTGGGGATCGAAGtcctaagaagaagaacctTCGGATACTTGTGGCTGGTGGAGGAATTGGAGGCTTGGTTTTTGCTCTGGCTGCGAAAAGAAAAGGGTTTGAGGTGGTGGTGTTTGAGAAGGATATGAGTGCTATAAGAGGGGAGGGGAAGTACAGGGGTCCAATTCAGATACAGAGCAATGCTCTGGCTGCTTTGGAAGCTATAGATTTGAAGGTTGCTGATGAAGTTATGAGAGTTGGTTGCATCACTGGTGATAGAATCAATGGGCTTGTGGATGGGGTTTCTGGATCTTG GTACATCAAGTTTGATACATTCACTCCGGCAGCAGAACGCGGTCTTCCAGTCACAAGAGTTGTTAGCAGGATGGCTTTACAAGAAATTCTTGCTTGTGCAGTTGGGGAAGATGTCATTTTGAATGGCAGTAATGTTGTTGATTTCATTGATCATGGGAATAAG GTAACAGTGGAGCTGGAGAATGGTCAGAAATATGATGGAGATCTCTTGGTTGGAGCAGATGGGATATGGTCAAAG GTGAGGAAAAAGTTATTCGGGGAATCAGAAGCTATTTACTCTGGCTATACTTGTTATACAGGTATTGCAGATTTCGTGCCGGCTGACATTGAATCCGTTGG GTACCGAGTATTCTTGGGACACAAACAATATTTTGTATCCTCAGATGTTGGCGCTGGAAAGATGCAATGGTATGCATTTCACCAAGAACCTCCTGGTGGTGTTGATATCCCTAATG GAAGAAAGGAAAGGGTGCTGAAGATATTCAAAGGGTGGTGTGACAATGTGATAGAGTTGATAGTTGCGACGGAAGAAGAGGCAATTTTGCGACGGGATATATATGACAGGACGCCGACATTGACATGGGGGAAGGGCCGTGTGACCTTGCTTGGTGACTCTGTACATGCTATGCAGCCTAATTTGGGGCAAGGAGGATGTATGGCTATTGAG GATGGTTATCAACTAGCATTGGAGCTGGACAATGCATGGGAACAAAGTATAAAATCAAGCTCTCCAATTGACATTGATTCTTCCTTAAAGAG ctatgagagagaaagaagattaAGAGTTGCCATTATTCATGCAATGGCTCGAATGGCGGCTCTGATGGCTTCCACCTATAAGCCATATCTTGGTGTTGGTCTTGGGCCTTTAGAG TTTTTGACAAAGTTTAGGGTGCCACATCCTGGAAGAGTTGGAGGAAGATTTTTTATTGACAAGATGATGCCTTTGATGTTGAATTGGGTCTTAGGTGGCAATAG CTCCAAACTTGAAGGTAGACCATTATGCTGCAGGCTCTCTGACAAA GCAAACGACCAGTTACACACAtggtttgaagatgatgatgcacTTGAGCGTACTATTACTGGAGA ATGGATCTTATTACCATGTGGAGATGAAGCAGGTCTTTCAAAACCTATATGTTTAAGACATGATGAAACGAAACCCTGCATAATCGG AACTGTGCATCAAGAAGATTATCCAGGCAGTTCAATCACAATAACTTTGCCCCAG GTTTCTCAAATGCATGCTCAAATTAACTATAAGGATGGAGCCTTCTTCTTGACTGATTTGCAGAGTCAGCATGGCACCTGGATCACTGA CAATGAAGGAAGGCGTAACCGGGTACCTCCAAATTGTCCTGCTCGTGTCCGTCCGTCTGATCTGATTGAGTTTGGTTCTAATAAG GCTTCTTATCGCGTTAAAGTGACAAGATCTGCTGCTGCAAGAGTGTCTGAAAAGGGAGGGACACAAGTTTTACAACAAGTATAA
- the LOC130740830 gene encoding uncharacterized protein LOC130740830 — translation MKKNSGSSQKLGSFLSPGAPSNKEKSVESQKWWSSERMLQPASSSRRQSSVASSGLTPFNSGRTIPSKWDDAERWICSPVSSSYANNQHQLPRRPKSKSGPIVPPGAGYYSNYSPAIPLRRQSMVVKNLMMSSPFSTGVLAPDALSLHHYYAAHDTVFSPLYDDDDDDTDNEIQYSSSELNQNGVALPSVSSAPMWSELLCDPSSPNFQDEKCNGTKNEETEVSPFLRRDQGTQMSLPETENDSAHSSAKSSPSLAMNPKNCNSSKLEVRDVQVDNQAPVNKWSKQNHLHDEDLQRSSKEAQASSLDIAESTLDISKFHREEAKIIAWESLQKAKAEAAIRKLEMKLEKKRSSSMDKILKKLRRAQMKAEKMRSLTPVQQQGHRVCKTWKVFSFPKWSPSRCFSSHAL, via the exons ATGAAGAAGAACTCTGGTTCCTCCCAGAAACTGGGTTCATTTCTAAGTCCAGGGGCACCAAGCAATAAAGAAAAAAGTGTAGAGAGCCAAAAGTGGTGGAGCTCAGAGAGGATGTTGCAACCAGCAAGCAGCAGTAGAAGACAGTCCAGTGTGGCTTCTTCTGGTTTAACACCCTTCAACAGTGGAAGAACAATACCTTCCAAATGGGATGATGCTGAGAGGTGGATTTGCAGCCCTGTTTCAAGCAGCTATGCTAATAACCAACATCAATTACCGCGGCGGCCGAAATCAAAAAGCGGTCCGATTGTGCCTCCCGGAGCAGGGTACTACTCGAATTACTCGCCTGCAATTCCGCTGAGACGCCAAAGTATGGTTGTGAAAAACTTAATGATGAGTTCACCTTTTTCAACAGGAGTTTTGGCACCAGATGCTCTTTCTCTTCACCATTATTATGCAGCACATGACACTGTTTTTAGTCCcctttatgatgatgatgatgatgatactgACAATGAGATACAATATTCTAGTTCTGAGCTCAACCAGAATGGTGTTGCTCTTCCATCAGTGTCTAGTGCACCCATGTGGTCAGAATTGCTTTGTGACCCTTCTTCACCTAACTTTCAAG ATGAGAAATGTAATGGAACTAAGAATGAGGAAACTGAGGTATCTCCTTTCTTAAGACGCGATCAAGGTACCCAAATGAGCCTTCCAGAAACTGAGAATGATTCAGCACACTCGTCTGCAAAATCCTCCCCCAGTTTGGCCATGAATCCAAAAAATTGTAATTCAAGTAAGTTAGAGGTCAGAGATGTGCAAGTAGACAATCAAGCTCCTGTTAATAAGTGGTCTAAGCAGAACCATCTACATGATGAAGACTTACAGAGAAGTAGTAAAGAAGCTCAAGCCTCAAGTTTGGATATTGCAGAGTCAACATTGGACATTTCCAA GTTTCACAGAGAGGAAGCCAAAATCATTGCTTGGGAGAGTTTGCAGAAGGCAAAGGCTGAAGCTGCAATACGAAAACTCGAG ATGAAATtggaaaagaagagatcctCATCAATGGATAAGATTCTAAAAAAGTTGAGAAGGGCTCAGATGAAAGCTGAAAAGATGAGAAGCTTAACACCTGTACAACAACAGGGTCACAGGGTTTGCAAGACTTGGAAGGTATtttcatttcccaaatggtcTCCTAGCAGATGCTTCAGCAGCCATGCTCTGTGA
- the LOC130740831 gene encoding uncharacterized protein LOC130740831 — protein sequence MEQQRKLVVLGIPWDVNTEGLKEYMSKFGELEDCIVMKERSTGRSRGFGYVTFASLDDVKEVLSSEHMLGNRMLEVKVATPKEEMRAPAKKVNRIFVARIPLSVTEPTFRSYFEKYGEITDLYMPKDQGSKMHRGIGFVTFANAESVESLMSETHELGGSTVVVDRATPKDDDFKPVGRMSQGGYGAYNSYISTATRYAALGAPTLYDHPGPIYGRGEPARRISKKIFVGRLPPEATVEDLRQYFARFGHILDVYIPKDPKRAGHRGFGFVTFAEEGVADRVSRRPHEICGQEVAIDSATPVDEAGPSGNFMMNSVDSFGGGYGGPLRSYGRMYGSLDFDDWGYGAPSGRPSRADWRYRPY from the exons ATGGAGCAGCAGCGGAAGCTCGTG GTTTTGGGTATTCCATGGGACGTGAATACTGAGGGTTTGAAGGAATATATGAGCAAATTTGGTGAATTGGAAGATTGCATTGTTATGAAG GAGCGGTCAACCGGAAGGTCTCGTGGTTTTGGATATGTTACATTTGCTTCATTGGATGATGTTAAG GAAGTATTATCAAGTGAACATATGCTGGGTAATAGGATGCTGGAAGTCAAAGTGGCCACACCAAAG GAGGAGATGAGGGCACCGGCCAAAAAAGTTAACAGAATATTTGTGGCCCGGATTCCACTATCAGTAACAGAACCAACTTTTAGAAG TTATTTTGAGAAGTATGGTGAGATAACAGATTTGTACATGCCAAAG GATCAAGGGTCAAAGATGCATCGTGGAATTGGTTTTGTCACTTTCGCAAATGCAG AATCTGTGGAGAGTTTGATGTCAGAAACCCATGAACTGGGAGGTTCTACTGTGGTGGTTGATCGAGCCACCCCTAAG GATGATGACTTCAAGCCAGTTGGCAGAATGTCACAGGGAGGATATGGCGCATATAATTCTTATATTTCTACCGCAACTAGATATGCAGCGCTGGGTGCTCCTACTTTGTATGACCATCCAGGCCCTATTTATGGAA GAGGTGAGCCTGCTCGCAGAATTAGTAAAAAGATTTTTGTCGGCCGTCTTCCCCCAGAAGCAACTGTGGAAGATCTTCGTCAATATTTTGCAAGATTTGGCCATATATTAGATGTTTATATTCCCAAA GATCCTAAGAGAGCAGGTCATAGAGGTTTTGGATTTGTTACTTTTGCTGAAGAAGGTGTTGCAGACCGTGTCTCTCGAAGGCCTCATGAGATTTGTGGTCAAGAG GTGGCAATAGATTCAGCCACTCCTGTTGATGAGGCTGGGCCCAGTGGGAACTTTATGATGAATAGCGTGGATTCTTTTGGTGGGGGATACGGCGGTCCTTTGCGATCTTATGGGAGGATGTATGGTAGCTTAGACTTTGATGAT TGGGGTTATGGAGCTCCCAGTGGGAGACCATCAAGAGCGGATTGGAGGTATAGGCCATACTAG